In the genome of Candidatus Microbacterium phytovorans, one region contains:
- the folP gene encoding dihydropteroate synthase encodes MTLLMGIVNVTPDSFSDGGRYVGVDDAIAHGRALAAAGADILDIGGESTRPGAERVPPEVELARVLPVIEALAADGTMISIDTMNAATAAAAIGAGALIVNDVSGGQSDPEIIEVVADSEVHFAIGHWRGPSDRMYARAHYDDVVDEVIAELEERRHEALAAGIPPARLILDPGFGFGKRGDQNWELLRGLERVVAMESRVLVGTSRKGFLAATLEEHGEPTQERRDLATAVTSVRAAVAGAWAVRVHDVAATRDALAVWERAMTGKGRS; translated from the coding sequence TGACCCTCCTCATGGGCATCGTCAACGTGACGCCCGACTCGTTCAGCGACGGTGGCCGGTACGTCGGCGTGGATGACGCGATCGCCCACGGTCGTGCCCTCGCTGCCGCCGGAGCCGACATCCTCGACATCGGGGGCGAGTCGACCCGCCCGGGGGCCGAGCGCGTGCCGCCCGAGGTGGAGCTGGCCCGCGTCCTCCCGGTGATCGAGGCGCTCGCCGCCGACGGCACGATGATCAGCATCGACACCATGAACGCCGCCACCGCGGCGGCCGCGATCGGCGCCGGTGCGCTCATCGTGAACGACGTCTCCGGGGGACAGTCCGACCCCGAGATCATCGAGGTGGTCGCCGACTCCGAGGTGCACTTCGCGATCGGGCACTGGCGCGGACCCTCCGACCGGATGTACGCCCGCGCGCACTACGACGACGTCGTGGACGAGGTGATCGCCGAGCTCGAGGAGCGTCGCCACGAGGCGCTCGCCGCCGGCATCCCTCCGGCCCGTCTCATCCTCGATCCGGGGTTCGGGTTCGGTAAGCGCGGCGACCAGAACTGGGAGCTGCTGCGCGGGCTCGAGCGTGTGGTTGCGATGGAGTCGCGCGTGCTCGTCGGGACGAGCCGCAAGGGCTTCCTCGCCGCCACGCTCGAGGAGCACGGTGAGCCCACGCAGGAGCGCCGAGACCTCGCGACGGCGGTCACGAGCGTGCGCGCGGCGGTCGCTGGCGCGTGGGCCGTGCGCGTGCACGACGTCGCCGCGACCCGCGACGCCCTCGCGGTGTGGGAGCGCGCGATGACGGGGAAAGGCCGATCATGA